A single Perognathus longimembris pacificus isolate PPM17 chromosome 17, ASM2315922v1, whole genome shotgun sequence DNA region contains:
- the Smim36 gene encoding small integral membrane protein 36, producing MEFYLEIDPVTLNLIILVASYVILLLVFLISCVLYDCRGKDPSMQDAPETTMDAQPSIRLVVMQQSTSGSPWARGPGLPFKDPSVLGKKSTVV from the coding sequence ATGGAGTTCTACTTGGAGATTGACCCTGTCACCTTGAACCTGATCATCCTGGTGGCTAGCTATGTCATTTTGCTCCTGGTGTTCCTCATCTCCTGCGTGCTCTATGACTGCCGAGGCAAGGACCCAAGCATGCAGGATGCTCCGGAAACGACTATGGATGCCCAGCCTTCCATCCGTTTAGTGGTGATGCAGCAAAGCACTTCTGGCTCCCCTTGGGCAAGGGGACCTGGCCTCCCCTTTAAGGATCCTTCTGTGTTAGGGAAGAAAAGCACAGTGGTGTGA